A genomic region of Helicobacter sp. 12S02232-10 contains the following coding sequences:
- a CDS encoding outer membrane protein translates to MKKILIGAVCAVALSGILAAEDSGVFVGVSYQGGQASLNEKYDGLVKMNGTSIPNQDIHEKYNKNPMMNGAGIKLGYKQFFGNSKWFGLRYYAFLDYGYANFGKIIPDLDSSPDNPTYKSYYTHMLSYGVGIDTLWNFINKDNASFGIFAGIGVGADTWIANGKDFQEKFFPKGKVGYVNFQATIDAGLRTNLYKHHGFEVGVKVPLLQDKIFNDKDDTIPTEVPIITADMSNTTKVQRNYSVYVSYLYTF, encoded by the coding sequence ATGAAGAAGATATTGATCGGAGCCGTTTGTGCCGTAGCTTTAAGTGGAATTTTGGCAGCTGAAGATAGTGGCGTGTTTGTGGGCGTGAGTTATCAGGGCGGACAAGCATCTTTGAATGAAAAGTATGATGGTCTTGTGAAAATGAATGGCACATCTATTCCTAATCAAGATATTCACGAGAAATATAATAAGAATCCAATGATGAATGGTGCAGGTATCAAGCTTGGATACAAACAATTTTTTGGAAATTCTAAATGGTTTGGTCTGCGTTATTATGCTTTTTTGGATTATGGGTATGCGAATTTTGGCAAGATAATTCCCGATTTGGATTCTTCTCCAGATAACCCTACATATAAGAGTTATTACACACATATGTTGAGCTATGGTGTAGGCATTGATACTTTATGGAATTTTATCAATAAAGATAATGCAAGTTTTGGTATTTTTGCAGGCATTGGTGTAGGAGCTGATACGTGGATTGCCAATGGGAAGGATTTTCAAGAAAAATTTTTTCCAAAAGGAAAAGTGGGGTATGTAAATTTTCAAGCTACGATCGATGCAGGATTGCGAACCAATCTCTACAAACACCACGGCTTTGAAGTCGGCGTGAAAGTTCCACTGTTGCAAGATAAAATCTTTAACGATAAAGATGATACTATTCCTACTGAAGTACCTATAATAACCGCAGATATGAGCAATACAACAAAAGTCCAACGGAATTATTCTGTTTATGTGAGCTATCTCTACACTTTTTGA
- a CDS encoding YbhB/YbcL family Raf kinase inhibitor-like protein — translation MQFFEVKLELDKEGFLDPKYGGNASKGFLDNEGLPDFSPKISWESVAGADSYALELIDYDACSVCGKIFVHWVVANITSNVLEENASREDKNILQGVNSMTQGFYRGDGDETQKRASNVACSKYIGPMPPDKDHHYLVNVYALACKKLDLQTPFFINHLHDAMRGHILGIGRTEFKYRQYKR, via the coding sequence ATGCAATTTTTTGAAGTTAAATTAGAATTGGACAAAGAGGGGTTTTTAGATCCTAAATACGGCGGGAATGCTTCAAAAGGATTTTTGGATAATGAGGGCTTGCCTGATTTTTCTCCAAAAATCTCTTGGGAAAGTGTGGCTGGGGCTGATAGCTATGCGCTTGAATTGATTGATTATGATGCGTGCAGCGTGTGTGGGAAGATTTTTGTGCATTGGGTTGTAGCAAATATTACTTCAAACGTGCTTGAAGAAAATGCTTCAAGAGAAGATAAAAATATTCTTCAAGGTGTCAATTCTATGACGCAGGGATTTTACAGAGGGGATGGCGATGAGACACAAAAGCGCGCTTCTAATGTTGCTTGCAGTAAATATATCGGTCCAATGCCACCAGATAAGGATCATCACTATCTTGTGAATGTTTATGCACTCGCTTGCAAAAAGTTGGATTTACAAACCCCATTTTTTATCAATCATCTCCACGATGCTATGAGAGGGCATATCTTAGGGATAGGACGTACAGAATTTAAATACAGACAGTATAAAAGATAA
- the cysS gene encoding cysteine--tRNA ligase has translation MKIYDTKQKQKVDFVPIVPKKARIYVCGPTVYDNAHLGHARSSIAFDLLVRTLKLSGYEVIFVKNFTDIDDKIIKKALDTNVDIKELSSHYIRLYLEDMEALGVKRADKEPKASENFEAIVGLIHKLLDKQIAYKTSNGDIYLDVSKDNLYGSISHRGTQEDNNISRVGENEEKRNEKDFVLWKSYKGKDDIGYETSLGKGRPGWHIECSAMIEDSLAYAGEPYRIDIHGGGADLVFPHHENEASQTRCATDVEISKYWMHNGFVNINGEKMSKSLGNSFFIKDALKVYDGEILRNYLLGTHYRAILNFNEEDLLVSKKRLDKLYRLKKRVEGEVGEVDEKFKSAMLEAMSDDLNISKTLSVLEEMMGASNDELDKNPKNKAFKAKVLGNIDFVDRLLGIGGKKASDYFQLGVSEEQKAWIVSQISLRDQAKKDKDFALADKIRDELAGIGIGLMDTPQGCVWEKMA, from the coding sequence ATGAAGATTTATGATACCAAACAAAAACAGAAAGTGGATTTTGTCCCGATAGTCCCTAAGAAAGCAAGGATTTATGTTTGCGGTCCGACAGTTTATGATAACGCTCATTTGGGACACGCTAGAAGTTCCATTGCGTTTGATTTGCTTGTACGTACATTAAAACTCAGTGGCTATGAAGTGATTTTTGTGAAAAATTTTACTGATATTGATGATAAAATCATTAAAAAAGCTCTTGATACAAATGTTGATATTAAAGAACTCAGTTCGCACTATATCAGATTGTATTTGGAAGATATGGAAGCTTTGGGTGTGAAGCGAGCGGATAAAGAGCCTAAGGCAAGCGAAAATTTCGAAGCGATTGTGGGGCTTATCCATAAGCTTTTAGATAAACAAATCGCTTATAAGACTTCCAACGGAGATATTTATTTAGATGTAAGTAAAGACAATCTTTATGGGAGCATTAGCCATCGAGGTACGCAAGAAGATAACAATATTAGTCGAGTGGGTGAAAATGAGGAAAAGCGGAATGAAAAAGATTTTGTTTTATGGAAATCCTATAAAGGAAAAGATGATATTGGTTATGAGACCTCATTAGGAAAGGGTCGTCCGGGATGGCATATCGAATGTTCTGCGATGATTGAGGATAGCTTGGCTTATGCTGGTGAGCCTTATCGGATTGATATTCACGGCGGGGGTGCAGATCTTGTATTTCCCCACCACGAAAACGAGGCTTCTCAGACCCGTTGTGCTACTGATGTGGAGATCTCTAAATATTGGATGCATAACGGCTTTGTCAATATTAATGGCGAAAAAATGAGCAAAAGCTTGGGAAATAGCTTTTTTATCAAAGATGCATTGAAAGTTTATGACGGAGAGATTTTGCGGAATTATCTCTTAGGGACGCATTATCGGGCAATTTTAAATTTTAATGAAGAAGATTTATTGGTGAGTAAAAAGCGTCTTGATAAGCTCTACCGGCTTAAAAAAAGGGTTGAGGGAGAGGTAGGGGAGGTTGATGAAAAATTTAAGTCAGCTATGCTTGAAGCAATGAGCGATGATTTAAATATTTCTAAAACATTGAGTGTGCTTGAAGAAATGATGGGGGCATCCAATGATGAATTGGACAAAAATCCTAAGAATAAAGCATTTAAGGCAAAAGTTCTAGGAAATATCGATTTTGTCGATAGGCTTTTAGGCATCGGAGGGAAGAAAGCTTCAGATTATTTTCAACTTGGGGTGAGTGAAGAACAAAAGGCTTGGATAGTTTCTCAAATATCCTTGCGAGATCAAGCAAAAAAAGATAAAGACTTTGCTTTAGCTGATAAGATTAGAGACGAACTTGCAGGCATTGGGATTGGATTGATGGATACGCCACAAGGTTGTGTGTGGGAAAAAATGGCTTGA
- the murJ gene encoding murein biosynthesis integral membrane protein MurJ, whose product MLKKAFFTNSSGIMCSRIFGFLRDLYTAHILGAGMYSDIFFVAFKFPNLFRRIFGEGAFTQSFLPSFISSKKKGIFSVSTLILFAFILLVLSFGVWVFSGFVTKILAYGFDEKMIALAEPIVVINFWYLELVFIVTFLGTLLQYKNSFWVSAYNTALLNICMIGALYLARDKDSMQIVYFLSYGVLCGGVAQILLHFYPLHRWGFFKLFSVGFRHLWRIFFSCPKGAKHLALKAKEDLKAFFKQFFPAILGSSTAQIASFIDTMLASFLVSGSISYLYYANRIFQLPLAVFAIAISTALFPMVAKAIKNSEEKRALDKMKKSFWFLFMMLWMCSIGGIILKNEIMWLLFESGNFHRSDTLASANVFAMYMIGLLPFGLSRIFSLWFYAHKLQGRAAKISAISLLFGVACSLVLMRYFESAGLALAGSLSGIMLFILSVKEFGLGNFWSIIAYPKGWIALFLMGVIEVGALYSFLYFFHIS is encoded by the coding sequence TTGTTAAAGAAAGCATTTTTTACCAATAGTAGCGGGATTATGTGTTCAAGGATTTTCGGGTTTTTGAGGGATTTATATACTGCCCATATTTTAGGTGCGGGAATGTATAGCGATATCTTTTTTGTGGCTTTTAAATTTCCTAATCTTTTCAGGCGCATATTTGGAGAGGGTGCTTTTACTCAAAGCTTTTTGCCAAGCTTTATTTCCAGCAAGAAAAAAGGCATTTTTAGCGTGAGTACATTGATCTTGTTTGCCTTTATTCTTTTAGTCTTGAGTTTTGGAGTTTGGGTATTTTCAGGATTTGTGACCAAAATTTTGGCTTATGGTTTTGATGAAAAAATGATTGCCTTGGCTGAACCGATTGTAGTGATTAATTTTTGGTATCTTGAGCTTGTCTTTATTGTCACATTTCTTGGCACGCTTTTGCAGTATAAAAACAGCTTTTGGGTCAGTGCTTATAATACCGCGTTGCTTAATATCTGTATGATCGGAGCTTTGTATTTGGCAAGAGATAAAGATTCGATGCAGATTGTGTATTTTTTAAGTTATGGGGTTTTATGCGGGGGAGTGGCGCAGATTTTATTGCATTTTTATCCGTTGCATCGTTGGGGTTTTTTTAAGCTTTTCAGTGTGGGTTTTAGACATCTTTGGAGGATTTTTTTTTCGTGTCCGAAGGGCGCGAAGCATTTGGCTCTAAAGGCAAAAGAGGATTTGAAAGCTTTTTTTAAGCAGTTTTTTCCGGCTATTTTAGGGAGTTCTACGGCTCAAATCGCTTCATTTATTGACACGATGCTTGCTTCATTTTTAGTCAGTGGGAGTATTTCGTATTTGTATTATGCTAATCGGATTTTTCAGCTTCCTTTAGCAGTTTTTGCCATAGCGATTTCGACAGCTCTTTTTCCAATGGTGGCCAAAGCAATCAAAAATTCAGAAGAAAAACGCGCTTTAGATAAGATGAAAAAATCTTTTTGGTTTTTGTTTATGATGCTTTGGATGTGTTCTATCGGGGGTATCATACTTAAAAATGAGATTATGTGGCTTTTGTTTGAAAGCGGGAATTTTCACAGGAGTGATACTTTAGCTTCGGCTAATGTGTTTGCAATGTATATGATTGGTTTGTTGCCTTTTGGGTTGTCAAGGATTTTTTCTTTATGGTTTTATGCACACAAGCTTCAAGGCAGGGCTGCTAAAATTTCAGCCATTTCGCTATTGTTTGGGGTAGCGTGTTCATTGGTGCTAATGCGTTATTTTGAGTCTGCTGGACTTGCTTTGGCAGGAAGCTTAAGCGGGATAATGCTTTTTATTCTTAGTGTCAAGGAATTCGGGCTTGGTAACTTTTGGAGTATAATTGCTTATCCAAAAGGCTGGATTGCGCTATTTTTGATGGGGGTTATCGAAGTAGGGGCGTTGTATTCTTTTTTATATTTTTTTCATATCAGTTAA
- a CDS encoding FapA family protein — MDAPNFIPQVVKNCEDINEELQQFSLGSKIDVKHLWFDVLNVHTNIKIHEKDEYHIITGNELIQFEKDSFYTKEDFFVSQNYDIRIKPKTKDYGLKLEITPQADKIYLLLDNHFTIIDDEHFYEEIFSIIDSLMAQNKIIFRQQYEQRENLKVQFQEFSKQGGCPQKILLKSAPDFIPYKPAEFNFILKEQWEKNGRKAPENSFFGVGVDEIIAEYIKPVKGKNGRNLKGIYIKTDTKNIEQMPPITHNKNYVKKEETPEKIIFRSQITAYVKIDNNAITFNTNYEFDTIKTINAPMLLGGLKSGITLTIKSEDEFIDAINANMIIEASNINVIGSIGENVELCAQKISIEGQTHQSSIIRAQEAKVTTHKGQFYGESFDVKNLDTGFVQSDECTIEIASGSTIFAKKITIKNLKSNNKLHFAKECNLKEIQGGENKFVISASSDIKTKQTMEFINKKISLLKTKMHEMMKEYQFLMSSAKEHKPIIDKIKVAPNPARQAMLNESDIKKIYYDFIACLKKLKILKKELLKLQNNVKDLNQSLFEIENETLGAKIRTQTEWKLENQIVYHRDYPRASDETLILKDGENTDIMINPSTKKITKIK; from the coding sequence ATGGACGCCCCGAATTTTATCCCGCAAGTGGTAAAAAATTGCGAAGACATCAACGAAGAGCTCCAGCAGTTCTCACTCGGATCAAAAATTGATGTAAAACATCTTTGGTTTGACGTTTTAAATGTCCATACAAACATCAAAATCCACGAAAAAGACGAATACCATATCATCACTGGAAACGAACTCATTCAATTTGAAAAAGACAGCTTCTATACCAAAGAAGATTTTTTTGTCTCTCAAAACTATGATATCAGAATCAAGCCTAAAACCAAAGACTACGGGCTCAAACTTGAGATTACACCTCAAGCAGACAAAATATACCTTTTGCTAGATAATCATTTCACAATTATTGATGATGAACATTTTTATGAAGAAATATTTAGCATTATTGATTCATTAATGGCACAAAACAAAATCATTTTCAGGCAACAATACGAACAGCGCGAAAATCTAAAAGTCCAATTTCAAGAATTTTCAAAGCAAGGAGGGTGCCCTCAAAAAATTCTTCTTAAGAGTGCTCCTGATTTCATACCCTACAAACCTGCAGAATTTAATTTTATCCTCAAAGAACAATGGGAAAAAAATGGAAGAAAAGCTCCGGAAAATTCTTTTTTTGGAGTAGGCGTTGATGAAATAATTGCTGAATACATCAAACCAGTTAAAGGAAAAAATGGGAGAAACCTCAAGGGTATCTACATAAAAACAGATACCAAAAATATAGAGCAAATGCCACCCATCACACATAATAAAAATTATGTCAAAAAAGAAGAAACCCCAGAAAAAATAATCTTTAGATCCCAAATCACAGCATATGTAAAAATTGACAATAACGCCATCACTTTCAACACAAACTATGAATTTGATACCATTAAAACCATCAACGCCCCAATGCTTTTAGGAGGTCTTAAAAGCGGAATTACACTAACCATAAAATCCGAAGATGAGTTTATCGATGCTATCAATGCAAATATGATTATTGAAGCCTCAAACATCAATGTTATTGGCAGTATCGGGGAAAACGTCGAACTTTGCGCACAAAAAATCTCTATTGAAGGTCAGACGCACCAAAGCAGCATTATACGCGCACAAGAAGCAAAAGTTACAACGCATAAAGGACAATTTTATGGCGAGAGTTTTGATGTAAAAAATCTTGATACGGGTTTTGTGCAATCTGATGAATGCACGATTGAAATCGCAAGCGGAAGCACAATCTTTGCTAAAAAAATTACGATTAAAAATCTAAAGTCAAACAATAAGCTACACTTTGCTAAAGAATGCAACCTCAAAGAAATACAAGGAGGCGAAAACAAATTTGTCATATCCGCATCTTCAGATATTAAAACAAAACAAACAATGGAATTTATCAACAAAAAAATATCTCTGTTAAAAACAAAAATGCACGAAATGATGAAAGAATATCAATTTTTAATGTCAAGTGCCAAAGAACATAAGCCTATCATTGACAAAATAAAAGTCGCCCCCAACCCAGCCAGACAAGCAATGCTCAATGAAAGCGATATTAAAAAAATCTATTATGATTTTATTGCCTGCCTTAAAAAGCTCAAAATTCTTAAAAAAGAGCTTCTAAAACTCCAAAACAATGTCAAAGATCTTAATCAAAGCCTATTTGAAATAGAAAATGAAACATTGGGGGCTAAAATACGCACTCAAACCGAATGGAAACTCGAAAACCAAATCGTCTATCATCGCGATTATCCTAGAGCAAGCGATGAAACACTGATTCTCAAAGATGGTGAAAACACCGATATTATGATCAATCCTTCGACAAAAAAAATAACAAAAATCAAATAA
- the ruvA gene encoding Holliday junction branch migration protein RuvA, with protein sequence MIAGMIGMIHKLEPTLAEFDVGGIIYEIHISTNASYAISTKKDQKIKLLITQIIREDAHLLFGFLEEIEKITFERLIKINGVGPKVALAILSTYTPTTFSQIIQDKDIKALQRVPGIGAKGAGKIMVDLAGFFSELTEARNVPEKDGARNDAFMALQSLGFKNTDILKVFKSIQSSNTQEIIKEALKLLK encoded by the coding sequence ATGATTGCAGGAATGATTGGCATGATCCACAAACTTGAACCCACCCTTGCAGAATTTGACGTTGGTGGTATTATTTATGAAATCCATATTTCAACGAATGCAAGCTATGCCATCAGCACAAAAAAAGATCAAAAAATAAAGCTTTTAATCACACAAATCATTCGTGAGGACGCACATCTTTTATTTGGTTTTCTTGAAGAAATAGAAAAAATCACTTTTGAACGCCTGATTAAAATCAATGGCGTAGGACCCAAAGTAGCACTTGCAATTCTCTCAACTTATACGCCAACAACTTTCAGCCAAATCATTCAAGACAAAGACATCAAAGCTCTCCAACGCGTCCCAGGTATCGGAGCCAAAGGAGCGGGCAAAATTATGGTTGATCTTGCCGGTTTCTTTTCTGAACTAACAGAAGCTCGAAATGTCCCTGAAAAAGATGGTGCGCGCAATGATGCTTTTATGGCTTTGCAAAGTTTAGGATTTAAAAATACAGATATTTTAAAAGTTTTCAAATCCATCCAAAGTTCAAATACCCAAGAGATCATCAAAGAAGCCTTAAAACTACTCAAATAA
- a CDS encoding DUF417 family protein, translating to MAHIAIFIIFIWIGGLKFVNYEAEGITPFVANSPLSSFLYKDAKDYKFHKIPEGTANEQNAQWHQENRTYLVSYGLGILIITFGTLTLLGIIFPYLGIIGGTLVFLMTLVTLSFLVTTPEAWVQNLGGPNYGFPYLSGAGRLVIKDLAILACALIIIGSCAQRILKSRNSSKA from the coding sequence ATGGCACACATTGCTATTTTTATCATTTTTATTTGGATAGGAGGGTTGAAGTTTGTAAATTACGAAGCAGAAGGAATAACGCCCTTTGTCGCAAATTCTCCTTTAAGTAGCTTTCTTTACAAAGATGCTAAAGACTATAAATTCCATAAAATTCCAGAAGGAACTGCTAATGAACAAAATGCGCAATGGCATCAGGAAAATAGGACTTATCTGGTTTCTTACGGTCTTGGCATTTTGATTATTACTTTTGGCACGCTGACTCTTTTAGGCATTATCTTTCCTTATTTGGGAATTATAGGAGGAACTCTTGTATTTTTAATGACATTAGTAACTCTTTCCTTTTTAGTCACTACGCCTGAAGCGTGGGTTCAGAATCTTGGCGGACCAAACTACGGATTTCCCTATCTTTCAGGAGCAGGACGCTTGGTTATTAAAGATTTGGCAATTTTAGCTTGCGCCTTAATCATTATAGGCAGTTGTGCGCAAAGAATCTTAAAATCAAGAAACTCTTCAAAAGCCTAA
- the uvrA gene encoding excinuclease ABC subunit UvrA, translating to MLDKIQIIGAKENNLKNIHLEIPKNKLIVFTGLSGSGKSTLAFDTLYAEGQRRYIESLSSYARQFLDKVGKPNVDKIEGLTPAIAIDQKTTSKNPRSTVGTITEIYDYLRLLYARVGTQHCHICGKPISQMSQTDIINQILSLPQNAKIIILAPLIKEKKGSFNDKILSLRQKGYVRAYIDGVMVRLDEEINLSKTKKHTIKAVIDRVSIHQDNHSRIAQGIEKALKETYGEIEVEILNEKEGEHNQLIHYSEHLACFDCKISFEPLEPLSFSFNSPKGACEDCGGLGSKYSIDIKKILNKSLPLNKGGIKVIFGFNRNYYAELFNGFCKNNKIDTDKSFEELKDYEQNALLYGNGSEVTFTWKNSTLKRPWKGIIQIAYDMFKDEKDLSDYMSEKLCGSCKGHRLKASSLSVKVAGLGIGDVIDMPIEETYAFFNDEKNFSYLNKQQRFIADSILKEIRERLFFLYDVGLGYLSLGRDARTISGGESQRIRIASQIGSGLTGVMYVLDEPSIGLHERDTLKLIKTLRSLQEKGNTVIVVEHDKETIKNADFIVDIGPGAGKNGGEVVFAGTIKAMLSSNTQTAQYISGVKSISYPHNRPQKKWLGIKNVTINNIKNLSLKIPLSNFVCITGVSGSGKSSLILQTLLPVAQELLNNARKVKKCDGVEISGLEMLDKVIYLDQTPIGRTPRSNPATYTGVMDDIRILFSEVKESKILGYGVGRFSFNVKGGRCEKCQGEGEIKIEMHFLPDVMVKCDACNGAKYNPQTLEIKYKGKSIADVLNMSVDDACEFFAKIPKIFSRLKTLQDVGLGYITLGQNAVTLSGGEAQRIKLAKELSRKDTGKTLYILDEPTTGLHFADVDRLTKVLHHLVELGNSMIVIEHNLDMIKNADYIIDIGPEGGDKGGKIVDMGTPSQIAKNYQKTHSYTGKFLSEELQEK from the coding sequence TTGTTAGACAAAATCCAAATCATTGGCGCGAAAGAAAATAATCTTAAAAATATCCACTTAGAAATTCCCAAAAACAAATTGATCGTATTTACTGGACTTAGCGGTTCAGGAAAATCCACTTTAGCCTTTGATACGCTTTATGCTGAAGGGCAAAGAAGGTATATCGAATCCCTCTCTAGCTATGCTAGACAATTCCTCGATAAAGTCGGCAAACCCAACGTAGATAAGATTGAAGGTTTAACCCCAGCCATTGCCATTGATCAAAAAACTACCAGCAAGAACCCCCGCTCCACCGTGGGAACGATTACTGAAATTTATGATTATTTAAGACTTCTTTACGCTAGAGTCGGCACACAACATTGCCATATTTGTGGTAAGCCAATCTCTCAAATGAGTCAAACAGATATCATCAATCAAATTCTTTCATTACCCCAAAACGCAAAAATCATTATCCTAGCCCCGCTCATCAAAGAGAAAAAAGGCAGTTTCAATGACAAAATCCTTTCATTGCGTCAAAAAGGCTATGTGCGGGCTTATATCGATGGGGTGATGGTTCGATTGGACGAAGAAATCAACTTATCTAAAACCAAAAAACACACGATAAAAGCTGTAATCGATAGAGTCAGTATTCACCAAGATAATCATTCTAGAATCGCTCAAGGCATAGAAAAAGCTTTAAAAGAAACTTATGGCGAAATAGAAGTGGAAATACTAAACGAAAAAGAGGGAGAGCATAACCAACTGATTCATTACAGCGAGCATTTAGCCTGTTTTGATTGCAAAATCAGTTTTGAACCTTTAGAGCCTTTGAGTTTTTCATTCAATTCGCCCAAAGGAGCTTGCGAAGATTGTGGGGGACTTGGGAGTAAATACAGCATTGACATCAAAAAAATTCTCAACAAATCTTTGCCACTCAACAAAGGTGGTATTAAAGTAATTTTTGGCTTTAACCGCAATTATTACGCCGAACTTTTTAATGGATTTTGTAAAAATAATAAAATAGATACGGATAAATCTTTTGAAGAACTCAAAGATTATGAACAAAATGCTTTGCTTTATGGAAACGGATCTGAAGTTACATTCACTTGGAAGAATTCCACCCTCAAACGACCTTGGAAAGGTATTATTCAAATCGCCTATGATATGTTTAAGGATGAAAAAGATTTGAGCGATTATATGAGTGAAAAACTTTGCGGGAGTTGCAAAGGTCATCGTCTCAAAGCTTCTTCTTTAAGTGTAAAGGTCGCAGGACTCGGGATTGGCGATGTGATTGATATGCCTATTGAAGAGACGTATGCATTCTTTAATGATGAAAAAAATTTTTCTTACCTCAACAAACAGCAACGCTTCATAGCTGACTCCATTCTAAAAGAAATCCGCGAAAGACTTTTTTTTCTCTATGATGTGGGGCTTGGGTATTTGAGTCTAGGTAGAGATGCTAGAACCATCAGCGGAGGTGAAAGCCAAAGAATCCGTATCGCTAGCCAAATCGGTAGTGGGCTTACAGGTGTAATGTATGTTTTAGATGAGCCTAGCATTGGACTACACGAGCGCGATACTCTCAAACTCATCAAAACACTTAGAAGCCTTCAGGAAAAAGGCAATACAGTGATTGTCGTCGAACACGACAAAGAAACGATTAAAAATGCTGATTTTATCGTAGATATCGGTCCAGGAGCTGGAAAAAACGGCGGAGAAGTCGTATTTGCAGGCACAATAAAAGCAATGCTTTCAAGCAATACGCAAACAGCTCAATATATCAGTGGGGTCAAATCCATTTCTTATCCCCACAACAGACCCCAAAAAAAATGGTTGGGCATCAAAAATGTTACGATCAATAACATTAAAAATCTAAGCCTTAAAATCCCATTGTCAAATTTTGTCTGCATTACAGGAGTGAGTGGGAGCGGAAAAAGCTCTCTGATCCTCCAAACTCTCTTGCCCGTCGCCCAAGAGCTTCTTAATAATGCTAGAAAAGTAAAAAAATGCGATGGAGTCGAAATCAGTGGTCTTGAAATGCTTGATAAAGTAATATATCTTGATCAAACCCCCATCGGTAGAACCCCTAGAAGCAATCCAGCCACTTATACAGGCGTGATGGATGATATTAGAATTTTATTCTCCGAAGTCAAAGAATCAAAGATTTTGGGCTATGGTGTGGGGCGTTTTAGTTTTAATGTCAAAGGTGGTCGTTGCGAAAAATGTCAAGGGGAAGGGGAAATAAAAATCGAAATGCATTTTTTACCTGATGTGATGGTTAAATGCGATGCGTGCAATGGCGCTAAATACAATCCTCAAACGCTTGAAATCAAATATAAAGGCAAATCCATTGCAGATGTTTTAAATATGAGTGTTGATGATGCCTGTGAATTTTTTGCCAAGATTCCAAAAATCTTCTCTAGACTAAAAACACTTCAAGATGTAGGTCTAGGATATATTACGCTTGGGCAAAATGCCGTGACCCTAAGCGGGGGTGAAGCCCAAAGAATCAAACTCGCCAAAGAACTCAGTCGTAAAGATACAGGAAAGACGCTTTATATTCTAGATGAACCGACTACAGGTTTGCATTTTGCGGATGTAGACAGACTCACAAAAGTCCTCCATCATCTTGTAGAGCTAGGAAATTCAATGATTGTAA